The genomic DNA GCAGCACTTGGCAGACAGTGGGGTAAAATGTAATGCTAGAAAGGCTCAGATTGTAAAGGAGGAAGTATCCTATCTGGGGTATCTAATATCCAAGGGGTACAAGCATTTAACTGTTGACCGCATTGAGGCTATTAATGCATGCCCACGACCAATTACAGTCAGGAGAGATAGGAAAGTGTAGGAGCTATTCAATTTCTGCCAAACTCAAATCCCAAATTATTCAAGGATTGTCCAGCCCCTTAATAATCTCCTGAAGGGTGCTGGTGAATCACATGATGCAACTGAATGGACACGTGAATGTGAACAGGCATTTACCACATTGAAACAGAGGCTAAGTACTGCCCCAGGGTTGGGACTTCCTAATCCATTAATGCCTTTTACATTGAACACACATGTCAGAGAGGGATATATGGCAGCAGTGTTAATGCAAAAACATGGGGACAAACAGCGTCCAGTAGCATACTACTCTTCTAAAATAGATGCTGTCACTCAGCAATGCCACCGTGTCTCCAGGCGGTGGAAGGAGCTTCTATGGCCCTAAGTCAGGCCTCACCACTTATTGGTGTGCAGGATGTAAATATTGTCATGCCTCATGCTGTCCTTGCTATTTTATCAGGAAATAAATCTTCAGCAGTCCATGTGGCAAGATGACTCGATGGGAAACGAGCTTGCTAATACCTTTGGTACATCTGCAACGAGCATCATCGCTACACCCTGCCACCCTCATGCCTACCACAGATGAGGGACACCCACATCATTGTTGCCTTGAAGGAAAGCCCATGGACCTTCCACTGGTAAAAGAAACTGAAATACTTGGTGCCCCTTGCCTATACGTGGATGGTTCTTCCTCCTATGTGGATGGCAAGTGACACACAGGATGGGCCGTTTGTACTCAAGATGGGCAGAAGGTGGAATATGgcagtttacctggagcatcggcACAAGTAACAGAACTACAGGTGTTAATTGCAGCATGTGAAGCTGCAGAAGGTCATGCTGTAAACATATATACTGATTCTAGATACGcgtttggggttgtacatgattATATTAACTTGTGGGTAAATCGGGGATTCCTGACAAGTACAGGATCCCCAATACAAAATGGGGGGATAGTGCAGAAACTTCATGCAGTCATGCAGAAACCTACCAAAGCAGCAGTGATAAAAGTGAAGGCCCACACAAAAGGGACAGACCCTCATAGCAACGGGAACCAAAAGGCAGACAAACTAGCTAAACAAGCAGCAGTGGAAGATAAAGAGGCACAACTGATTGCTGCAACACAGCCTCTCATAAAAAACCACAAACTTTTTTATATTACAGGACATTCAACACGCTGTACCAAGGGCACAGAAGTGGTTATGGATGGATAATGGGGGCAAACTTTGTGATGATAACACTTGGAAAGGGCCAGGGAACACATTAGTGTTACCAAATATGCTAATGAGAACAATAATACAGGTGTATCACATGTTGGGACATGATGGAGCGTGGAGGGTGAGCACTCTGAAAACCACATTTCACCCTAAATGAACATAAGCGTACCCTTTACATCCAACTCCCATATCAAAGAGATTAGGGTGCCTAACTCCATTAGGGCCCTTGGAAAATAGTTTCTGCAGGGCTGAAGTCCTACCTTTCTCAATGGTGCCCATCTCCTTTGTCTCTGCACAAGCCCTGACATGCTCCCAGTGACTGAGACAGCACTGCCATTTTGGCATCACAGGAATTCTGCCCATTGGTAGGTGGTAGCCACTTCCTCTCGCCAGAGGTTGCCTCACACCCCAACAAGAGGGTCCTGCATAGAGCAGAACTGTCTAAGGCACCTGGGGCTGATTAGACACCATGCCCTGAGAACTACCTCTCTAGGGACGGGCACTTGTTTCAGTCAGTTTTGGGGATGCTCAATGTAACAGGTCCCCTCTCTTTGAACTACTCTGTGCAGCTGGCGGCACCAGagcagcttctgccctgcagggccACATGCACAGTCCCTCCTCAATGACTGTTTGACAGACGTGACCCCAGGAATGGCCTCAGTTCTATGTGTGCCTGGCAAACCTGCTGCTGGCTTTGGACAGACCCAGTGGACCTGGCTTGTGAACCTAGTTCTTTCTTTGTCCAACTTCCCGCCTCCAAGGGCCTGGTGATCCTGGTGCTGTGGCTTTGCTGGAGCTGGTCACAACCGGGCTTAGCCCACATAAGAGCTATAACGCTGTTCCTGGTGAAGTGTCCATAGGTCATTGCTGGGGCCTGGCTGTTTGCATCCGGCCTGTGTGAGCGCAGTGAAGGTGGTGGATTTGCAGAAGCGTATGATGGCAATAAGCAGAATTTCAGGGGTGGCAGATTTCCCGGGCTTGCGACCCCATCTATGCTGCACCAGGAGTTAGTATTTTTATTGTCCAAACATTCATTTTGATCTGAAATGGCTTTTTTATGGATATAGAAATTTGGTTAAAAATAGTCTCCAGTGCACCTAGTTCCCAATTAGAAACTCTATGATGGGACAATGGTTATGGCCACCTCACTCTCTggttaaaagaacaacactgaCCTGAACTCTGTTTGGATTCTCCATTGTGTCCTTAGGGGCATAAGAAATGACCTGTAGCTACAAGCATGATGAAGTCATCCTGTCATGGATACACATGTCTGGTGCTCTTGAACAGCTCTGGAAGAGTCCCTGGGAGAACCCCTTCAGGTTGTCAGCCCCCTTAGGGTCATACCCTCACTAGGGTAGGCCTCTTGGCATCACTGCCTGCTGGAACCTAATGTAGCATCCTTCAGCACCCATGCTCCTCACTCTGAGCTCCCTCAGTGAGTCCACCTGAATTGGACACATGGGGAAGACTTGCACACCCAAAGGGGGCAATGAACCCCCGACTTCCTGACTCTGGAGTGACTTTCAGCCAGGCTTGTAAAAGCAGGAGGGTTTATGAGATGTCTGGAACGCAGCGCAGAAAGTCTTTCATTAACACAGAGAATGGAAAGTTACATCTGGGTCAGTCTCAAAGCCCAGAGCTCTCTGACCACTCTGTAGTCCCAATTCGGAAGTTTctccctgcctcctgcagccCACACTTAAGAATCCCACCTTTCCACTCCCCAGGCCTTTGTCCTCCATCTTTTCACATCCAGCTGGCTTCCTGCTAAGGGTGAACCATCCATGGTCATTTGTTTCTAGGTGGCAAATGTTTGGACAATCGTAGTGGCCATTGTCTTCTGGGAGTCTCCATGAGTTGGGTACCCAGGCCCCAGGCAGCTAGGCATCAGTCATACTTGTGTCTTTAATCTCTGCAAAGAGAAAACAGTCCTTCCCCACACCTAATTAAATACGCAccccagaggggaaactgaggcatacacaATATTCATATGAAACATTATGAAAAATTCCCACTTCCTCTGAATTTGATTACAAGACTTTATTATCTAACATGTAGAAACAATGAACAGGGATGTACCCAGGGATTTACTTTCATGGTTAGTGGATTTTGTGCCTTACACAATGTTTGCTCTGTGCAGTTTCGGACACTGTACACCCTTCTCACATAGGGTGAACTGCCAACACCATGGAGAAAAATACCATAATACAGTATGTATCAGTGCTGAACATGAGAGAGTGACAGAGCTGTCCACAACGGCAATTTCCTATAAGTTGTGTTACATGGACACAGTGAGGGACCACAAAACTGTCTTAGTAACGCTATGCTGATCATCTCCAATTCTTTTCATTTTACTGCTGAGATTTTTcaatgggacttttcaacttaATTTTAATGGAGGCTGATTGCTTAAATCATCCACgcagctttgaaaacctcaggCTAAGTAATTATCTCAGAAACCCTGCATGTTTTTGTGAAAGCCACATTTACTGACTGCCTTGCATAAGgcttccttgacctctctgtttctcaggctgtagatgagggggtttaccaggggagtcaggactgtgtagcaaagagaaaacacttttttcaGGTCTCTGAGTGTTTCACGTTTCGGTAGCATGTAGACAATCATTATTGTgccatagaaaattgtcaccacgatgaggtgagaggagcaggtggaaaatgccTTCTGCCTCCCGGTAGTagaagggattctcaggatggtggcaATGACACACACATAGGATGTTATGGTTAGTAGGAATGGAGGATAAGTGAATAAAAAGGCTAGAATGAAATCTAGCAATATGATCAGGtgtgtgtcactgcaggagagttttaTCAATGGGATGGAGTCACaatagaaatggtcaatttcatttggGCCACAGAATATTAATGGTGACATGAATAATATAAAGATGGCAGTAGCCAAATAACCATTTAACCATGACCCAACAGCCAACTGAAGGTAAAACCTGGTATTCATAAGAGTTGAATAGTGCAGGGGTTTACATATCGCTAAATACCGGTCATAAGACATCACTGCTAGGAGATAGCATTCTGTACATCCCAGAGAACCAAAGAAATACAGTTGTGTGATGCAGCCACTGAATGAGATGTTTTTGTCCCCAGTTAGGAGACTGGCCAGCAACCTGGGCAGGATGGTTGAgatgtagcaggtctccaagcatgacaagttccccaggaagaagtacatggggatgtgaaggtgctgatcagtcaCAACTAGTGCAATGATCAGGATGTTCCCGGCCATAGTTGTGATGTAGATCACTAGGAACatcaggaagagaagaatttCAGTTCAGGGAGATCCCCAAATCCCAGGAGGATAATTCCATGATGGCCGTTTGATTTCTCCTGGCTGTGTCTGCCATGGGTTTAGTCTAAGAATAATAAAAACTGCAACTGAATCAGAAGGACATAGAATTTAAAGTTAATCAAGTCTTTTGAATTAATTCCATAAATATTCAGAaactccccttcctctcctggtTACAGGCTGAAATTTAAGACTGAATGTAGATTTCAGAACAAAGTGCCAGGAGTCTCAGTCTGAGAACAGAATATTGGTATTCATGTAGACCAGCCTCTGCCATATCACAGCAATGACAACTATAACAGCCCATTTTTCTGGTAAACAAGTACTGATATGACAGATCAGACCCTTTCCTTATCTACTATCATATCCCATCTAGTGACAGACTGTAGTTTAACAATGATGCTTAAATGCAGCATCCACTTCTTGCAACGGCCAGAATCATGCCATGTCTTAGGAGTCAAAATCAATAAATACATCAACTAAAATCTTGGTCTGAGATTTTTCAATGCAGTCTAGTGTCCTTAGGCGTGGATCTTGTTAATTAATGGAATTTATGATTTAATGGAAATTAATATATCTTGATGTATTGAGTATTTTTGTGTCCAATTTTAAAAGGAATAATTATTTTCAACCCCTTCACAAAAGGTCAGTTTCTGTCAGAAATTATGAAGTGAAATAAATTTTTAGCTCGTGTAATGAGAAGGAGAAGGACATGATGAGGAACTGTCAACATATTTTCTGTTTTGGATAAGAATTCCCTGTGTTAACATTGTAACAGTATTAAACTACTGTTTTGTCGGTGGGTGTTAGGAGAGTTGCAAATCTGCCTAGTTTTTCACCTTACCTGTGCAGTGATTCATCACTCCTGAATAGTTGTGGGCTGATAATACAAGAACGAGAATGAGACTGGTGAAGAAAGATGCTCCTGAAGTCAGAGTGTAGAAACAATCCGGAATGTGCTACCCTGTGATCTGTGCTACCTTGTGATCCACCCCATAGGGACTCAGTCCTGTGTTCCATAAGGACTAACATGTCCCATTGAAGAACCTCAATGTTATCTACACTTTAAAGGCCTTCTCAGGTCAGGGGGTGGGTAGGAGTGAGGTATTCAGAGAAGAGTGGCAAAAATGATTGAGATAGGAAAAACTACCATCTGAAAAGAAATTGGAAAGGTCAAGTTGTTACCTTTGAAAGGAGAGGGGGACATGATAAATAAAGGTCTGGAGAAGGCAGCATGTGGAACTTCTGTTTTCCCTGCCCTTACTGCAAGAACAAGGGGGACATACAATGAAATAAAAAGGTGGGAAACTTAAAAGCTATACAATGAAATATTTGTTCACAACAGCATGTAGTTAAAGTGTGGAACTCACGGttatgctggcagaccaggtaccAGCTCCTGCCACGGTCTCCTTCTCTCAGTGAGACACTGACAGATACACAGCTGCAATCACCCTTGCTGTTGACAGGAGCCTGTATTACCTATTGAAACCTGAGACTGAGACTCACTCACAAGTCTGTTTTCTtgctttaatcttgtaaataactctcatttccttttcctatttaataaatcttcctATAGTTCACTACAGCATTGGCTACAAGTGTCATCTTTGGTGTGAGACCTAAAGTGCAATTCACCTGAGGGAAGTcgtgagtaacctgaatattgctgcgATTCTTGGCGTAAGAGGCCATGTACCACAGATACAGTCacctgggtggcaggagagacTGGTGCAGCCAAGAGGACTGTAAGTGACTGTCAGGGCTGTtaaagtgcctgaggagtttgcacTCGGTGcagttggttggtgaaatctaggtttagaactcacaaccaatgaGGGTTTGTGCTCTGGTTTGTAACTCTCTGCCCTGAGTATGGCACTCACCCTGTTGCATCCTCATTGGGAGCATCACACTCACTGCTACAGAAAGTCATTGATATGAAGGATTTAACTAGATTCCAGAAGAGATTAATATCAATATCCAGATATAAATATCCAAAGTTATCAAAATTAATGGCAACAACAGTTTTGGAATAAATATTAAACCTCATGTTTGGGGAGTTAAGCCAATTTCTAACTATTGTAGTCCAACATGACACATGTTGCGGGAGATCACCCCAGAACTGTTACTGTGGAGTTCTGACATTTCCCTCTGAAACATTTAGTACTAGCCACTCTCGGGGAAAGATACTGGACAGGATGGCCCTTGGGTGTGATCTAATCTGGCAGTTCCTATATTACTACGTTCTCCTAAAGTGATACAGAGAAAACCCAAATTCCAATTAGTTCAAGAAGCTACTCGTTTGATACTTCAGGCTCTGATTGGCTGTTACCTGAAAAAAGTTGACCTGACATAGATAACTTTTTTGTAACACTTTTTGGTGAAGATCAATACAAAGAAATCATTTGAGGTgaagttctcaaactaggggttctGGACATTAATTCTAATAGGAGATAAGGACACCCAATTCCTAGGTGGCTTTGCAAATCTCAGTCTTAGACCTTCTGAAATATCTATATTTTCTTTATTCTGTGGATTCTCTTGCAACCTGCCTGAATCAGATATAGTGAAACAGTTTTCTTATTTACTTTTAACTAAGACCatttgttcttcaaattccttcTTATGCTCCTAATTTTGTTCTTACACTTTACCCACCTTAAATGCCATTTGAATGTTCCTTTCTATCAGCTTTACTTAATTTTGATTTCCATTATTATCTTCCATGCTTCACCCTAGTTATCctgagccagatccccagctggtatcAATCAGTCATAGTTCTGTTGGAGTGATGGGCCAAATCCCCAGCTGAGGACCTTTCACAAGACATGTATCTCAATTTCCCCATTGTTAAATGGTGCTATTACCACCGACTGGCACTGCTGTGGGAAGGTGAGGCTAAAACTGctaatatatacagagagaaggtgagtgagataatatcttttattggaccaacttctgccggtgaaagagacaagctttcgagttgagctctagctcgaaagcttgtctctcttaccaacagaagttggtcccataaaagataatacctcacccaccttgtctctctaatattgtgggaccaacacggctacaataacactgctaCAATATTCACAAAGCACTCTCATGCCCCTGTTTGGTATAGAAACACAGTCAGGAAGAGGGCGCTCACCTGTAACCACATGATGGCTCAAGCTTCAAGCCATGAGCTCCAATTTCTCAGGGATTGGCAGTTAGGACTCGGTTTCCACCACTGAGGTTTTTGGGTCTCATCATTCAAAAGAAACTGGATCTTCTCAGCGAAGACACCTGCATCTACCTGAATAGACAAGCAGCTGCTGCAACCTATCTTAGAAcatgctctgccccctccatttACGAAGTGCAGAGTCCTCATATTTGTATCCTTCTCCATGGAAGGCTTCGTCTCCCTTGATTCCACCTCTGAAGGCGCTGAGTCTGGGGAGTTAGCGCTGTGTTTTCTGTGCAGACAGTACAAACAACTGTCCTGATACAAACAACCTCCCACACCCAGAGGAATCGCCTTTCTGCTGCCAGCTGTATGAGCTCCTTGCTCTGCATGGCTGAAATGTAACGTAGTGTCCCTGGAATGTATGACCATGCAGAGACTGACTCTCCTCAGCAAACTTTACTCATGTCAGTTGTCCCGTTGCCTTTGTAGTAGAAGAAGAGACCCTGAGACATGAAGCTTGGTATAAGGGGCCTGGTATGagacctaaggcctgaactaaagtagttAGGCCCGGctgatataaaacaaaattagGAAAATCAGGCTGTGAGCAGAAGTCAGGCCCTGTTACAAACATGCCTATGTGCAAGTTCACAGAACCTGGCAGGAACAGGGCTGGTGCTGGAAAAACAGaaacattcctaagaagtgctaggcacaggaCACTCATGTAAACTCATTCCAGAAGGGTAGTACCAGAACACCCTGATACCAAGTATGGTGTAAACAGACTCC from Gopherus flavomarginatus isolate rGopFla2 chromosome 12, rGopFla2.mat.asm, whole genome shotgun sequence includes the following:
- the LOC127033205 gene encoding olfactory receptor 6B1-like, whose protein sequence is LLFLMFLVIYITTMAGNILIIALVVTDQHLHIPMYFFLGNLSCLETCYISTILPRLLASLLTGDKNISFSGCITQLYFFGSLGCTECYLLAVMSYDRYLAICKPLHYSTLMNTRFYLQLAVGSWLNGYLATAIFILFMSPLIFCGPNEIDHFYCDSIPLIKLSCSDTHLIILLDFILAFLFTYPPFLLTITSYVCVIATILRIPSTTGRQKAFSTCSSHLIVVTIFYGTIMIVYMLPKRETLRDLKKVFSLCYTVLTPLVNPLIYSLRNREVKEALCKAVSKCGFHKNMQGF